Proteins from one Camelina sativa cultivar DH55 chromosome 8, Cs, whole genome shotgun sequence genomic window:
- the LOC104709469 gene encoding zinc finger BED domain-containing protein DAYSLEEPER-like, whose protein sequence is MVEDMNVKFDKYWEEFSDILAVAAILDPRLKFPFLEYCYNTLDPSTSKSKLAHVRSKMAKLLTPYQKSTSNVTTTSSQVPRKSVPYGYDVRIYSYISQKTGGNGKSPLDTYLDEEVLDIVSFRSLNLIGYWKDNANKFKELALMACDVLSIPITTVASESSFSIGSRVLNKYRSCILPTNVQALICARNWFRRFQDIGDEEFKFVEEEGNIVAV, encoded by the exons ATGGTGGAGGATATGAATGTGAAATTTGACAAGTATTGGGAAGAATTCAGTGACATACTTGCAGTTGCTGCAATTCTTGATCCAAGATTAAAGTTTCCATTTCTGGAATATTGTTACAACACTTTGGATCCTTCAACCAGTAAGTCAAAGTTGGCCCATGTCCGCAGCAAAATGGCGAAGCTTCTTACACCTTATCAAAAAAGCACAAGCAACGTTACCACAACCAGTTCACAAGTTCCAAGAAAGAGTGTTCCTTATGGATATGATGTAA GGATTTATTCTTACATTTCTCAAAAGACTGGTGGTAATGGTAAATCCCCTTTAGACACCTATTTAGACGAGGAGGTGTTAGATATTGTCTCATTTAGGAGTTTGAATCTGATTGGTTATTGGAAAGACAAtgcaaataaatttaaagaGCTTGCATTGATGGCATGTGATGTCTTGAGTATTCCTATCACAACGGTTGCATCAGAATCATCTTTTAGTATTGGCAGCCGTGTTCTTAATAAGTATAGAAGTTGTATTTTACCAACTAATGTTCAAGCATTAATCTGTGCAAGAAACTGGTTTAGAAGATTTCAAGATATTG GTGATGAAGAGTTCAAG